From the Trifolium pratense cultivar HEN17-A07 linkage group LG4, ARS_RC_1.1, whole genome shotgun sequence genome, the window ATGATCGTCTCAGGATCTATCTAACATATGGTCGAAAGGTTTTATCACCCTCTTCTTAATGATGCATATGATTTCAGCCCGCTTAACTTGCATTTTAATGCAACTTGAATTGacatattttataatatatttgtttgtttctatattttgtACTTGATATTTAGTTTGGAGatgatttagttttttttggaTATTTGACATCTGAgtttatattattgttttttatttttctttacagTTTGATTTTCGgtataaatatttcttttttaaaaaaatattaggaaagtgtaaaattattattaggcttaaatataattttgaccCTTCAATTTTTTCCTCTGCGATTTTGGCCccattgttttcaaaaattaagaTATTCGGTTTCCTCTTATTCTGACCTTCAAATTTGATGATGTGGTATCTCAATAAATGATGTGACGTTGTATACCATGCTTATGTAGTTGCCAcatcaaatataatttcttttttattatttgaatatgatattattatttcttaaattaaaataataataaaaatgaaaagaaacatCATCTTCACAATTAGAATAAAAGGGGATTTCGGGTTCTCCCTTTACAACTAATATGTTCtcacaatttaaaatttgaatttttttttatccccTGTTCATCAACTAGCAAGATATCTCTAATCTTCGTTGGACAAGCTTCATAAAAAATCACATCATGATCAAGTTTGCATCCTAGGCATCCGCGCATTTATTTGCCTCACGATACTCATGTGAAATTTTAACATTCCAATCCAAATAGACGACGAATCTTCTTTATTATGGAATAACCACCAGCACCTTGATGTCGCCCTGATGAAACAACATGAACCACAACCTGCGAATCTATGCTTAACTCCACATCTGAGAACCCCAACCTCTTTGCTAGCAACAAACCTTCCAATACTCCCCAAAGCTCTGCAACAAACGCACTACAATTTCCAACTCCTTTAGCAAACCCTCCCAACCGTTCACCTTGATTTCCTCTAATGACTCCTCCACAACCCGTGTTTCTACCTTCTTTACTAGCCGCATCCGTGTTTAGCTTCACGTAATTACCTATTGGCAATTTCCATTGGATATATGATAGGACTCTGTCACGTTATTCCACCTTTTCTATGGCACTCATAGCATTCTTATATGTTTCCCTTTGTTTGCTAATGTGGTATATCATATTGTTTGGCCTCACAAAATTATTATCATGCAACTCTTTGTTTCTCCATATCCAAAAATACGAGCAGGTCAGAGCCCGAATTTTATATGTTCTGACTATTCTCACAATTTGAACAAGCTTGTGATTGGCTCTTCACCCATCATAACCTTTGTAAGGAAACATAACCACAGTCTCATCCCTCAACGCGAAGCAAACTATTGAGTTTTAAATGTGCCATGCTTCGTAGTTTTTATTAGTAATATTTTGAGTGCTAATCACATAATTGTGCAATTGCATGCAATCAAATAGAAATAAATATTAACTACTCCACACCCAAAATACAAGtcgtcatttttttttcattttccctCACAAAAAACAAAGCATTTGAACAATTTTCCTTATCAACCAAAATGGATTAGATAAAGAAGAAAACTTGAACAACAAAGGGAATGTAATGTCTGCTCCACCATTCTCCATTGTCATTTATATTATGACGTCCTTGTAAGCAAGCATAGGGTGAAGAAATGTCTAGTATATTTGATTACATGTAGGGGTGCGCAGATCTTCTCGACCCGACCGAGAACCGTAAAACCCGTGTCCAATATCACGTTTTCGGGTGGGTTAAATCGGGTTGCGGGTTCTTGGATTGTCAAAAACAGTTTGAATTGAGTTTATGTGGTCGAGTGCGTTTCTTGTAATTTAACTTTGGTGATAACCGAACTCGACCGACTAGTAAACAAAAGAGTTTATATCTAAACGTCAAATAAGTCCATACACGCAACCCATTTTATTGGGACACACAATTCCACTAGTGGTTTCATGAAAATTGTGGGTGAGCTGTCTTCAAGTTTACAAAGTTCAAGAAACTTTATTGTTTTGTGGTGCTTTAttactttaaattaaataaattggtaatagtagtatatttatatttatttaatttaatgaatacatttatttataagaaTAGTCACGTTTGGTACTTGCCCATTTAGTATTatgttttcttcttcctttctctttatttttttcatgcTCATTCTTCTTTTGTATGAAGTCAGCTATTTGCATGCTCTTTGTTCTAGTTTCAGAATTTGGAGATGGTGCGACTAACGTATTGTATAGATTGACTGCTATGGTTGTGAAACTGTTTTCTGGGGAAGCTCTATTGTTGAGAAGACTATGATTCAGCTTCCATTCACATCTTCACttctttgcttttttttttaatttctatttgaTTACATGTAGGGGTGCACAGATCTTCTCGACCCGACCGAGAACCGTAAAACCCGTGTCCAATATCACGTTTTCGGGTGGGTTAAATCGGGTTGCGGGTTCTTGGATTGTCAAAAACAGTTTGAATTGAGTTTATGTGGTCGAGTGCGTTTCTTGTAATTTAACTTTGGTGATAACCGAACTCGACCGACTAGTAAACAAAAGAGTTTATATCTAAACGTCAAATAAGTCCATACACGCAACCCATTTTATTGGGACACACAATTCCACTAGTGGTTTCATGAAAATTGTGGGTGAGCTGTCTTCAAGTTTACAAAGTTCAAGAAACTTTATTGTTTTGTGGTGCTTTAttactttaaattaaataaattggtaatagtagtatatttatatttatttaatttaatgaatacatttatttataagaaTAGTCACGTTTGGTACTTGCCCATTTAGTATTatgttttcttcttcctttctctttatttttttcatgcTCATTCTTCTTTTGTATGAAGTCAGCTATTTGCATGCTCTTTGTTCTAGTTTCAGAATTTGGAGATGGTGCGACTAACGTATTGTATAGATTGACTGCTATGGTTGTGAAACTGTTTTCTGGGGAAGCTCTATTGTTGAGAAGACTATGATTCAGCTTCCATTCACATCTTCACttctttgctttttttttttaatttctatttgaTTACATGTAGGGGTGCGCAGATCTTCTCGACCCGACCGAGAACCGTAAAACCCGTGTCCAATATCACGTTTTCGGGTGGGTTAAATCGGGTTGCGGGTTCTTGGATTGTCAAAAACAGTTTGAATTGAGTTTATGTGGTCGAGTGCGTTTCTTGTAATTTAACTTTGGTGATAACCGAACTCGACCGACTAGTAAACAAAAGAGTTTATATCTAAACGTCAAATAAGTCCATACACGCAACCCATTTTATTGGGACACACAATTCCACTAGTGGTTTCAAGAAAATTGTGGGTGAGCTGTCTTCAAGTTTACAAAGTTCAAGAAACTTTATTGTTTTGTGGTGCTTTAttactttaaattaaataaattggtaatagtagtatatttatatttatttaatgaatacatttatttataagaaTAGTCACGTTTGGTACTTGCCCATTTAGTATTatgttttcttcttcctttctctttatttttttcatgcTCATTCTTCTTTTGTATGAAGTCAGCTATTTGCATGCTCTTTGTTCTAGTTTCAGAATTTGGAGATGGTGCGACTAACGTATTGTATAGATTGACTGCTATGGTTGTGAAACTGTTTTCTGGGGAAGCTCTATTGTTGAGAAGACTATGATTCAGCTTCCATTCACATCTTCACttctttgctttttttttttaatttcttttttaagttACCCGAATAGAACCATCCGAACAATCCTGATCCGTGAAACTCGGGACCCGTAAAAACCGAAGTCTAAATCGGTCGATAACGGGTCTCAATTTTGCGTTGTTGGTTTCACTAGGGTTTGCCATTTTTGGCCCGAAACCGCCCATACCTGCCCGATGCCCAACCCTAATTACATGATTGCGTATTGAGAATGTGAAATCCCCATTCAATTCATGTGGCAATGTTTTTAGAGAGAAAACAATATTACCATGAAAACAATATTATGAGTGAAAACAATCTTAGATCTATTGATATAATATCTGTGTAGTAGGTTTGGTGTTTTGTTCTAGGCATTTGCAAATAGAGTGTCCAACAATAATGAAATTGTATTTATGcatttatgaaaaataagatccaaataaaataatcaGAACAAGATAATTACCTAAAACTTAactaatctaaaaaataataaaataaataggtaAATCATCATTTGAGCTTCCATCAAGAACAATTTGAACGATATAAGTTTTCCATCAAGAAGCATATGAAAACACGAATAAAGAATAACGTTGCAACTCATCGAAAGAGTCTTTCTCTCCTCTTgctttcttccttcttcttcaacCCTCATTTTCTCCTTTAATTTCATCTTAGAATTTAAAGGTTAGGGTTTTGAATTTGGGGAAAAATTGAACATTAAAGTTAAAATTGGATTATTAGGtttgttgaatttttatttttctttgttttatgaTGAAGGTGGTGAATTTCGAGGTTGAAAATGAAAGTGGTATGAATTTTTGGGTTTGAAGATGAAGGCAATGAACATAACCTTTTCCATAAAGTTTAATGAAATAAACGAAAGTATAGTTAAGAGATTAAAATGAAACAATAATCAATTATGGAACCAAAATGAACCTAAAATATAAGTTAAGagacaaaaaattcaatttaaccTTTATTTTAATAAGGAAAATGATCGGTGGTACGACAAAAGTTGTCGTCCATGTTGCACGACTAGTGTGCtgttttcaaattaatttttgtctcttattttattttgagtcAAAATCATTGTTTTGGTTTGTGGTGCATTCTTAGTGAATTAGTACTACATCACAAATATCTTTGTTTATGTAGTGGTACTCAAAATCAATActatcaattattattattattattattattattattattattattattattattattttgactttcaccaccagtttaatctgattcagagtcggttctgacatcaagtggttcaaaCCACCTTCCAATCACAGTTGCGGAGACTCGAACTATAGTCATTTTTAATAAGTTTAGTATGAATTACCACCGAACTAACTAACAATTGGTACCAATTATTTAGTATACTGTTAGCAACTTGACATTTGGTTTTAAATAGATATACGTGTAACTCTTCTACAGAGGTGTTTTGTTACTTTTtccttacttttttttgtttttgtgttagTCTAATGAGTTGAAACGGATTAAGCTACTATGatataaagaaatttaaagTTGTCGTGCAAATTGGACGACATAGAGCGTCGTGCCATATAGCACAGCtcttttaataataatttgacacaTAATAAAAGTTCCTGGTCCATATACCTAATTAGTTTGTTCATATAAAAGTTCTTTGAAATAGTTTTTTGACTAATAATTAAGTTACCAAATTTCCTACACATGTGAGTATGTGACATTGTCCCTGCTCTCCACCCCATATACACGTGTTGTTTTCGAGGTTCAAAaatcgttaaaaataattttcagtcaccgaagagattactggattgagtcgcgggtcgatacgctctctttaagacgtttcgcggcactgcccaaaattgtgcaaggcagacgatcaaccacgaagtccccaggataaaacagctcAGTTCTACCGATACCGAtaaatactgcactgtagatatcgggcaagaattacaccctcaaaTATGGTACTACAACCATTGCGCTATGGTTTTAAGTCCATTCTAATATGGTGCTATGACCATTCCAATATGGTATTGAGACCATTCATATATGATAACTAAAACCATTCAAATCATAGGGAATATAGTTCTATGACCATTCTTAAATTTGAAGGAACCAGTGATATTTTAATCACTCTCAAAATAATGGTGatactaaaaataatatattattgcTCAACACATGGAATAAACCTTATTCTTCtctaaataattaataacaagAACTAATCTAAATCTTCCCAATTtacataatcaaataaagattGCAAAATGTAAGCACATGACCAAATAGGCAATATGGACAGAATGAACCAAAACGTGATTTTAACATTCAGCAATATAAGCACTCAAGGAAAAGCTTGTTGAAACCAAACCAAGCATATATATATCTCAAACTATTAAAGTAAACGATAATGATGATTTCATAAATCATTTGCCATTATTCAAACAAAACCAATTAAATAGAATGAGAATACCAAccttgttgtttattgagaaggATACAACGTGAATGATCATTGTTTAGTATTGTGACATAGACTAGCTCCTGTATTAGAGGATTGGAATCGAACAGATAGAAGAGAAACAAAGTCTCTAATTCAAACATTTTCAAAGCCATAGACAATGTCAACAAACATCATCCTCGTCACTATTTTATTGATGTTCTTTCCTATTTTTCTTTCACCCAAATCACTAGGAAAAGTGATGTTAtggtgttttttctttctttagcCGCCACTCTAATCTAGTGGTTTGTTAATTAGggttattttcttatatatactCCAGTTAAtcaaactgatcaaaaaatAGATAGATACCGGTTTCTTAAATATCCTATTGACTCATTTCTTAAATAATAGGAACTGTTTAGAGGGGAGTGGCTCCAGATATCTATAAAATAGGAAAACCAAATACATGTTGTTTCAACACATgctttaaaatagaaaataaaatatttatttttctgaaaATACAAACTAGTATGCTACACACACTAGTATGCTCTAGTACCCAATGTGGGACacaaacattttattttcaattcacacataaTATGCTCTTTGTTCCAACAACACGTgattggatcctctccttcactctcctctccatctctctcaatcctctctatctctctcttaatctcactctctttcattattattttaaaaaattttattgaagagagagattgaaattaagagagatTGAGAGGAGAGTGAAGGAGATGATCAAGATCCCTTCCAATGTACACACTGAAAGTGTTACTGCACTTGCGAGAGTGACCTTAGATTCTACTTGAAGAATATTTTGGGGAGGACTAAAAGCATATGATTTGAGACGTGTCCTATTACTTCTTCACACCATCTTTGTATTCTGAATTTGTACTGGTTAGTTACTAGCTATATAGTTCATATATTCTATATGAttgtgtcaaaaacaaaaaggacTATTTATCGATTTGGAACAAACACCGTGTCAAATTTATGCATGTTAATTTTGATTAAAGTTGGCTAGTACACTATAGTTAGTCTTCGTGTCGTGacaaaatttaatcaaatatgGCAATGGTAGCAATGCATCTAGATAATGTACACGTGGACTCTAATTCACCATTCCACTTATTTATACCAATCATCAAAAATGGATTcatgaaaataacattttatcaTAAGTTTCCatcaattacatttttttttttggttattacTTATTATAGAACTAAGAGTAAaacaatcaaaataaaatgGTTAAAATGTTGAAAGATTTTGTATTATAAGTAAGTGATCACAATTGTGTCAAAAGAAAAGAGTAAGTGATTACAAATTTAATCTCTCATTATTACATTTTTATTAGTGTCTCTTTTCTATAGTTGATGTTTGAATAGTTGACCAGAGAAAACTTGAAGATCAATCTTGTCGAATTTTGTATTTGGAAAGTGCTGGTTTTTTAATTGCTTTGTGGATACTTAGATATCTCTTTTAGAATATGTCCAATAGCTCTTATAATTTTGACTTTTAAGTCATTAAGGTGATCTTTTAAAACTTGAAAGGTTATGATGCTGGGACAGGTGTATGGAACCTCACCCTCTTGCAGATATATGTCTATTTCCTTaaggaacaatttttttttttttttaatcaaccatatattaaaaatagtaatttaaaatAGCACAACACAAGGTGTCCAATCTAGATATTAAGAAATTGCCAAGATACAAAAATAAGCAAAAAGCTAaacaaatgaaaagaaaaattataaatcgtCAATCAAATAACTTGGAAGCACTTCTAatacttcaaaaaataaatttataaccCGCTaaaatgatgagcattaacaacttaattattataaaaagtaCTTTTGAATCTAAGACCCTAACCATTGAATAACACACTGTGGCGAAGGCCACAAtggaatttgaattattttttacttcctGGTTGTGTTGTTTTAGCTCCTAGTGTTTGCTTTCTATCTATATTATTGCCTTTGATTGTTTTTACCTCCTTAACATGCCTTATGCTTGAtagactttaaaaaaaattcatctatcTTAATTTAGCCTCTTCCAATGTCTTCAGTTTTTGCTACAAGTATTAAAAGGTTCAATATTACATCTTCATGAAATGATTTCATATATGATTGTCCTCTTTATAAGATGAAGAAATTTTTGTCCGTGCTTTTCTAGAGACAAAGCTATTTCTTCGGCTAATTTAGAAATATCAGGAACTCAACATTCAGGTTAGCCACAACCTGGAATTCTACCCCCAATAAGTGCAATACTTGTGGAAACAAATAAGTGCAATACATTTGATATGATTTATAAGCTTTTGAAGTTTGCTTTAGTTTTGCCGGTAGCAACTGCAAGCAAGGAACATGTATTTTCAACTATGAATTTTGTGAAGAACAGACAACTATGTAACAAAATTAGTGATCAGTGGTTAAATGATTGTCTTGTAACttttatagaaataaatatTCTTGGAACAATTGACAATGATACcatttttgtccattttcaAGAAATGGATAGTAGACGGATTTTCattgtaaataataatataaattatttttagtatAGTTTAGttcaatattgtttttttttttttttattttggccaCACCAGAATTTTATGTCTGAATTCGCCCCTGACACCACACTTTATTGGTCAAATCGCAAGCAAAAAAAATGCGATAACGTTTCATCGGAACTACAACCAAGAATATAACGTTGAACATCAAtattcaaaatatcattttaaaaaggttatactatttatttattatatacgTAGATGAATTGATAGAATTATACAAATCATAAATCATAAAATACATACAATAGAATACAAGAGATATGCACACAAATACTAAACAAAATTGGACGCGTAGCACAATTATGGATTCTACCGACAATTTTTACTTTTGGGGATAAAAACGTTGTAACCGTATCTTTTCCCTCATAGTGCCATCTGGGATTCTGAATGTTTTGTCCATATCAGGAAAGAAAAAACACCGTGTCAATTATATATCCATACACAGTCCCCTGATTGTAAATATATATTGACTCATATGGCTTACTCACCTAAAAATCTGAATCATCAATTCTTTCCTCAGGttcattttataaaatgtttacctttttttttaatttgttgaataaataatgtatctgatttatattatagactaaatatataatttattcaataaattttaaaagatgAACTGTttcttataaacatattttcattaatatttCTATACACATAGCAATCATACTGGATCAGAGTTTGATTCGACTTGGTCAATAAagattcaagtatattgatatgagatatttaatttatagtatctcaagaaaatattattagtattcatgttttaataataatttgagttcAATAATAGTTGTATAAAAGAGTCTAAGGTTTGATACTTGTTGGAgccatatataatatatttaacttaATTCTTTTCTTATTGATTTTTGTTCGTCTTATGCAGAGATttggttaataatatatttgtggttaaaaaagaaatataaatgaGTTCAACATTGATGCAATGTTTTAAGGTTAGGTGAAATTGTTGTATATTGGTCTCTTGTTAATTGGTCATGAATCATTAGTCTATTGTTGCACTAGTCCCGTCTCCTAACAATACATGTGTTTGTATATCTTTTCAAAACATcgtgaaaaataagttataagctagtaaatTAAACTATAAATTCACTATGATAATTAAAATCGTTACCAAATaagctttttattttataagctataaaatataagttaatttatttgtcacatacccataatttttattttttattttgaaaatttggtaTCTGGTCCCTAGGACCAACTGATTCAAGGGAATcaatctcaccgcccacttgtAGGGTCCcatttaaagacatttttttttactagccTACCAAAATTGGCATCAGAGGGAATCAAACATGAGACCTTGAATCAAACATATTCCAAAGacacaagtcaaaaacattagacgaaccccaagtgggtttaaaTGGGAGAAACAGAACAGGTACATGGGAGAAACAGAAAACTTGAGAAAACGTGATTCTTTGTTGTCTGTAATGTACTCCTCCTATAGAGTACCGTTAACGTGTGTTTGTCCGTTCATTCATTTACTTTATATACCAAAACAGATATTAAGAACATACCAAATTTAGAAATTGAATCCAAAAATATACTCACCTTTTTCTGTATTCATTCACTCCACTAGTAGTAGTATATATAAATCCCCACCCTTCTCTCTTTTCATTCCACTTTTATAATTGTCACTTGCTACTAGTATTTGCTTAGCTAGTAGTAGCTACTTCCCAtaactataataatattttatttatttttttattttttgtaacaaCCTTAGCCCaaattttaattctttctttcatttctttccttcaaaaaaaattctgtAACCGTCACTTTGGTGGTTGCGCGCGATGAGAAGCATGGCAAGCTCACGTGGCAATATTGCCGCCATAGTTGGCGTGGGTCCGAATCTTGGCCTCTCCATCGCTCGTAAATTCGCTCACGAAGGCTACACCGTCGCTATCCTCGCTCGTGACTTAGGGAGGTTATCAAAATTTGCGGATGAAATAGCGAGGGAAGAAAAAGCACAAGTGTTTGCAATAAGAATCGATTGTTCAGATTCAAGAAGTGTGAGAGAAGCTTTTGAAGGAGTACTTTCACTTGGATTTGTTGAAGTTCTTGTTTACAATGCTAATTATCAATCACCTCTTCAAACTAAACCTACTCCTTTTCAAAATCTTCCAATTCAAACTTTTCAAACTTCTCTCGCCGTTTCGTCTCTCGGTGCTTTCAATTGTGCTCAACAGGTTTTGCCGGGAATGGTTGAAAGAGGAAAAGGAACAATTCTATTCACTGGTTGCTCTGCTTCTTTATCCGGCATTGCCGGATACTCCGAACTAtgtaaataaatagataaattacTCATTCTGTCTTACAATAATCGTcgcattttaattaatttttattaaattaaattaatattgcaTGAACAGGTTGTGGAAAATTTGCTTTGAGAGCACTGTCTCAATGCCTTGCTAAAGAATTTCACCCTCAGGGAGTGCATGTAGCCCATATTATTATTGATGGTCTTATTGGTCCACCAAGGTACGTTTCCTTTGTTTATGCCTTCTAAGATCTTTTTCCTGGACTTTATTTCACCACCTACTTGCATATATTAGATATTCCATTATTTTTCTATTCTC encodes:
- the LOC123881594 gene encoding very-long-chain 3-oxoacyl-CoA reductase — its product is MRSMASSRGNIAAIVGVGPNLGLSIARKFAHEGYTVAILARDLGRLSKFADEIAREEKAQVFAIRIDCSDSRSVREAFEGVLSLGFVEVLVYNANYQSPLQTKPTPFQNLPIQTFQTSLAVSSLGAFNCAQQVLPGMVERGKGTILFTGCSASLSGIAGYSELCCGKFALRALSQCLAKEFHPQGVHVAHIIIDGLIGPPRGSTAATSTQGRGGSGEGVMDPDALAQTYWHLHVQDQNAWTQEMDVRSSIF